The following are encoded together in the Gasterosteus aculeatus chromosome 7, fGasAcu3.hap1.1, whole genome shotgun sequence genome:
- the lpcat4 gene encoding lysophospholipid acyltransferase LPCAT4 has product METRGRHSATQEYPHPFIHEVKMTSAQRIRGVILGSVLFPVRVAMAALCFLFMWPVARLRFAGLSEEERSRPVQGWRRWLLHPLMLGLSRLAFFFLGFLWVRVKGRRAELKEAPVLVVAPHSSFMDMVSLMPTQLATVVSRSENTSLPVVGALLEFNQAVLVSRKDPESRRRAVAQVTERLTSDGYWPQMLMFPEGTTTNGSALIKFKPGAFLAGLPVQPVLLRYPNKLDTVRWTYKGTSWVEALWHTTSQLYTNVTVEFLPVYSPSPEERKDPSLYADNVQRLMAKALGLPASDHVMEGRVPVKKLGGLSLPLESPARKTLKLLRTNNLGAQEVEAALDRMIDRCQSGGQGSKVSSEELSSILGLTDKQTAAAICDIYSKGDIVDIRPIYFTLGALSGCVGFASILHTAFTLFDAEGRGSLSAEELSDLMGALLDFPQRHTAELYAQASAGGRLTEENLLRALTTHPAYRRVASEYMKAEEPADGKAVNNNSNAYDGGGSRRDNKKLD; this is encoded by the exons ATGGAGACACGCGGCCGTCACTCAGCAACGCAGGAGTATCCGCATCCGTTCATCCACGAGGTGAAGATGACCAGCGCGCAGAGGATCAGG GGCGTCATCCTGGGCAGCGTCCTCTTCCCCGTCCGCGTCGCCATGGCGGCCCTCTGCTTCCTCTTCATGTGGCCCGTCGCCCGGCTCCGATTCGCCGGCCTGTCCGAGGAGGAGCGCTCTCGGCCCGTCCAGGGGTGGAGGCGCTGGCTCCTCCACCCGCTCATGCTGGGGCTGAGCCGGCTGGCCTTCTTCTTCCTGGGTTTCCTGTGGGTGAGGGTGAAAGGTCGCCGGGCCGAGCTGAAGGAGGCGCCGGTGCTGGTGGTGGCGCCTCACAGCAGCTTCATGGACATGGTGTCCCTCATGCCGACCCAGCTGGCGACGGTGGTGTCGCGGTCGGAGAACACCAGCCTGCCGGTCGTaggag CCCTGCTGGAGTTCAACCAAGCCGTGCTGGTGAGCAGGAAGGACCCGGAGTCCAGGAGGAGGGCCGTGGCTCAGGTCACCGAGAGGCTGACCTCCGACGGCTACTGGCCTCAG ATGCTGATGTTTCCCGAGGGGACCACGACCAACGGCAGCGCGCTCATCAAGTTCAAACCCG GTGCCTTCCTCGCGGGACTCCCGGTCCAACCTGTTCTGTTGCGCTACCCCAACAAGCTG GACACCGTTCGCTGGACGTACAAAGGAACCAGCTG GGTCGAGGCGCTGTGGCACACGACTTCTCAGCTCTACACCAACGTAACCGTCGAG TTCCTCCCCGTCTACAGCCCCTCcccggaggagaggaaggacccCAGCCTGTACGCCGACAACGTTCAGAGGCTCATGGCCAA GGCCCTCGGACTCCCGGCCAGTGATCACGTGATGGAGGGCCGAGTTCCTGTCAAAAAGCTGGGGGGTCTGTCCCTCCCGCTGGAGTCCCCGGCCAGGAAAACACTCAAGCTGCTGCGCACAAACAA tctGGGAGCGCAGGAAGTTGAAGCAGCTCTGGACCGGATGATTGACAGGTGCCAGTCGGGAGgccaggggtcaaaggtcagctcgGAGgagctctcctccatcctcgGGCTGACGGATAAACAGACGGCCGCCGCAATCTGTGACATTTATTCCAAG GGTGACATTGTGGACATCCGGCCGATCTACTTCACGCTCGGCGCTCTGTCGGGATGCGTCGGCTTCGCGTCGATACTCCACACGGCGTTCACC CTGTTTGACGCAGAGGGCCGAGGCAGCCTGAGTGCGGAGGAGCTGTCCGAcctgatgggggcgctgctgGATTTCCCCCAGCGGCACACCGCCGAGCTCTACGCGCAGGCCTCGGCCGGCGGCCGGCTCACCGAAG AGAATCTGCTGCGGGCGCTGACGACCCACCCGGCCTATCGGAGGGTGGCGAGCGAGTACATGAAGGCCGAGGAGCCGGCCGATGGGAAGGCCgtgaacaacaacagcaacgcGTACGACGGCGGCGGATCTCGACGAGACAACAAAAAGCTTGATTGA